ACGCGGCCGGGGAAAGGGGGAGGTGGGGGAGCGGACGCATCCAGACCGGCACACCCCTGTGCCGGTGACAGGGGCCCGAGCACGTCGGCGCCGCCCATCCCTCCAGCCAAATCCCTCCCCCCGGACACACCCCTGTGCCGCCCCGCCTCGGCGCCCAGCGCAGAGCCGCGCAAGGCCACCAACACAGCCCCAACCACCGGCAAGGAGTTCCCACCAGGACCGCCGCCCACCCCCGAGGAAGTTCACCGGGGAGTCCAActgcgtcgccgtcgccgtccagccGGCGGGACGCCTGGAAACCGAGCAGCCCGCCCACCTGCAACCGCCGCTGCGCCTCCGCCCCTACCAGCCATGGCCACGGCAGAGGCGGACGCCCGCAGCCCACCCTGCTCCTGGCCCGCGCCGCCTGGGCCCAGATCTGGCCGCATGCCGATAGGGTCAACGCCGCCGGAGCCCACCGCGCCCCACCACGCCTCAGCCCCTTCACACCGCCACCCGCAGCCCGCGTCTCCGccgcctgctgctgctgccgcgCCGCCGTGCCTCGAGGAAAGCGTTGCGCCGCCACCCGATCTTGGATCCCGCGATCGTCGGCCCGGGTGGGGGAAGGAGGaacaccccgccgccgcccgcgctggcAGGGCTTAGCCTACCAGCAcgtcggggcggcggcgaggggagggaagcgcgaggaggagggcgcGGGCCGGAGCTAGGGTTTCCCCCCCGGCGCTCGCGGGAGCGTcgcgggaggggagggaggggaggaTGAGACGCCGGTAGTTACCATGAGGCGGACAAAAGCCATGCTTGATGCTCATGTTCGAGAAACAGAAATACCTTTGATACTCATGTTCGAGAAACGGAATTGCCTTTAGATCAATATATATCTTTACATATTCCACTATTGCTATGTACTAGTAGCACATGGTTACCATACTAAGAAACTAAAACGTGAGCTCCTCTGATCTGTAGGGTAGAACTGAATGATTTGGTTTACAACAGGACATAGGAAGGAGAAAAACAATTAAATGAATGAAACAAGAGGTGCAATTTGCTACCTTCTGATTTGGGTCACGCAGCTCGCCCTCCTCGCTTCACATGATGCTAGAAGAAGACAAGATTTTTGCGCACTTACCAACCTCATCATACTCGGTGATGATGCCAGTGCAGTATACAACCACATTTCCATCTGCAAACAAGGAGATGGGTATTATCAGGGGCTAGGAAGAATCAGTCGGAAGAATCACACTAATGATTTTCTCGAATTTACCAGGCTCGGTGGCTGATACATTCACAACAGAGCAGGCCACATCCAGGATCATGTCTCTATCATCCAAGCTCATTGCAGATTTCACGGATTTAGTGCCCCTGACCGCTCTAAGGGTCAGAAGGCTAGTATCTTAAGAATGAAAAAAAACGGAAAGTTAACACTAGTTAGCAGGATGGCTTTAGCAACAAGGTACAAATTAAAAGTATTGTGCTTAGTTGCTGCGAGCAACAAGTAAGAGAATGTTAATGGAGGTCACCTTCATCTCCGAGCTTCATGAGATCTTCACTCCAAGCCACCACGTCATCATGTTGGCCAGATTTGGGGAAGGGAGGCTCCATGGGGAGGGAGCGGCCGGGCGGCTAAGGCGACTTCCTCCGCGGACAGCACCCTTTCGCTGCCCGCTGCCGCCCGCTTCTTCCTCGCACTGAAACCCTCCGCCCTCCGCCGATCGCCTCGAGAATCTTCGACTGACTGCGCCGGGCCAGTGTTCTCCGCCGCCAGCAATCTTCCTCTGGAGCGAGTCCATCTTCCGCTGGACGCCTCCCCGACCGACGACGCTCGACGCCGGAGTCCGCGTCCCCGCTGATCCGGGACCATCTCCGGTCGCAGGTGATTGATCGTGCactgtgcatatatatatatatatatatatatatatatatatatatatatatatatatgtatatatatatgtatatatatatatatatatatacggctgCGCTAAACTAAGCCTGAGCGCAGAATCCTAATTCTACGCTCCGGCCAGGAAACGGCGCGCATGTCTGACCAAGCAACCCAGTTCCTCTTCCACTTGGTCGTAATACCTTTGCTAATTCTAGTAAAAAACGTTCAGCCAGTTACGACCAATTGCCAGAGTGCTCCCTTCCTCGTTAACTGTCCCCTGGCCCACACATCTTTCCCGTGCATATCAAATGATTTACATGGTTTTGCATGGTAACCAGTAGTAAAACTACTTTCGCTCTCATGCACGGTAAAAGAAACTGGCACATATGGTAACGGACTAGATCTATTACGAGATGCCATACGCCACTCCTTAATTCTCTGACATAAAATGATAGCTTTTATGCAACCAGTAACCCAATAAATTATGTTACTATATTTTACATGGTTGATTACCATGTGTGATTGGAGCAGACAAGTAATAAAGCAAAACTGTGGTGAGATGATGAACCATCACAAGCATACGGTAACCAAATTAATATTTTACTACATTTTCCATGGATGATTACTATATGTAATCAGGAGGACGCATATAATAAAAAAGTTGTGGCGGAGCGGTGAACCATTGCTGCAGCCAGTAACCGAATTAATTCAGTTACTATATCCAACATGGCTGATTACTAGTAGGTGGAAGAAAAATTGGAGGCCAAGGCACTAACCACGCGCATGTTTTCTGGTTGGTTGCACGCTGTTAGGCCGGAGCGTAGAATAAGCGTATTGCGCTCAGGCTCACTTTAgcacacctatatatatatatatatatatatatatatatatatatatatatatatNNNNNNNNNNNNNNNNNNNNNNNNNNNNNNNNNNNNNNNNNNNNNNGACCGGTATCTTATTTCCTAAGATACACGTACATACAGAGGAAGACAGATACTACAGGTACTGCATACAGAACCCAGACCTATGTACATGCACACATGTTCAACACCCTCCCCCCTAAGTCGAAGCGTCGTcggtgacgcaaagactggaccgaaagccctcgaaagtcgaggtgggtagtcccttcgtcatcacatcaGCGAACTGTTGATCGGTGGGCACATGTAGAACACGAACACGACCAAGTGCGACGTGCTCCCGAAGGAGTGGATGTCGAGCTCAATGTGCTTCGTGTTGGGGAGCGTagcaatttaaaaaaaaaatcgtatgcacacgcaagatcgtggtgatgcatagcaacgagaggggagagtgttgtccacgtaccctcgtagaccgaaagcggaagcgttagcacaacacggttgatgtagtcatacgtcttcacgggccgaccgatcaagcaccgaaactacggcacctccgagttctagcacacgttcagctcaatgacgatccccggactccgatccagcaaagtgtcggggaagagttccgtcagcacgacggcgtggtggcgatcttgatgttctaccatcgcagggcttcgcctaagcaccgctacaatattatcgaggattatggtggaggggggcactgcacacggctaagaaaacgatcacgaagatcaacttgtgtgtctctggggtgcccccctgccccgtatataaaggagtggaggagggggcggccaaggagggtggcgcgcccaaggaggggagtccaactcccaccgggagtaggactcccctttttcctattaggagtaggagaggaaaggaagaggaaggagggaggaaggaaagggggggccggcccccctcccaattcggattgggcttggggggggcgctccccctcccttgctcctttcccctcctttccactaaggcccaataaggcccatatacctcccggggggttccgataacctcccgatgatccggtattgtcccaatcttacccggaacctttccggtgtccaaatatagtcgttcaatatatcaatctttatgtctcgaccatttagagactcctcgtcaagtccgtgatcacatccgggactccgaacaaccttcggtacatcaaaatatataaattcataatgaaactatcatcgtaacgttaagtgtgcggaccctacgggttcgagaacaatgtacatatgaccgagacacgtctccggtcaataaccaatagcggaacctggatgctcatattggctcctacatattctacgaagatctttatcggtcagaccgcataacaacatatgttgttccctttgtcattggtatgttacttgcccgagatttgatcgtcggtatctcaatacctagtttaatctcgttaccggcaagtctctttactcgttccgtaatacatcatcttacaactaacttattagttgcattgcttgcaaggcttaagtgatgtgtattaccgagagggcccagagatacctctccaacaatcggagcgacaaattctaatctcgaaatacgccaacccaacatgtacctttggagacacctgtagagcacctttataatcacccagttacgttgtgacatttggtagcacacaaagtgttcctccggtaaacgggagttgcataatctcatagtcataggaacatgtataagtcatgaagaaagcaatacaacatactaaacgatcgggtgctaagctaatggaatgggtcatgtcaatcacatcattctcctaatgatgtgatcccgttaatcaaatgacaactcatgtctatggttaggaaacataaccatcttcgatcaacgagctagtcaagtagaggcatactagtgacactctgtttgtccatgtattcacacaagtattacgtttccggttaatacaattctagcatgaataataaacatttatcatgatataaggaaataaataataactttattattgcctctagggcatatttccttcacttcgtcCGTCGGTGATGGACAGGGTTGGCAACGAGGTACACCGCGGAGACGTTATCATAGTAGACGAGCGTCGCCTTAGTGACCTCACATAGCAACTCCTGGAGTAGCTGTCGTAGCCAGGAACACTCCGCGACGACGTTGGCCACGGCCCGATACTCGGCCTCGGTGCTCGATCGTGAGaccgtgggttgtcgtttagacgaccacgaaATCAAAGAGGGTctgaggtagacgcagtagccggaaGTGGAGCGTCGAGTGTCGAGACACCCAGCCCAGTCGGTGTCGGAGTAGGCGACAAGGCTGGTGTCTGGCGAGGCCGTCAGGGTGAGACCCATGGCTGTGGTGCCACGTATGTACTGAAGTATACGTTTCACGAGAGCCCAATGGGTGTCACGAGGAGCATGCATGAgaaggcacacctgctggacagcATACTGAATGTCCGGACGCGTCAGTGTGAGGTACTGAAGCGCACCAACGATGGAGCGGTAGAAGGGAGCGTCGGACGCCGGAGAGCCCTCAACGGCGGACACCTTAGCCTTCGTATCGACAGGCGTGGAAGcaagcttgcagttaagcatgctcgCTCGCTCCAGAAGCTCGTAGGCGTACTTCTGCTGGTGCAGGAAGAAGCCAGTAGCCCGGCGCAcgacctcgatgccgaggaagtagtggagagcccccaagtccttgagggcgaactctGTGCCGAGGCGAGCTGTGATCTGCTGAAGAAGCGTTGCGAGGACGCAGTcaagatgatgtcgtcgacgtacagTAGGAGGTACGTGGTGGCGGGGCCCTTGTGATAGACAAACAGGGAGGCACCGGACCGTGTGGACCGGAACCCCTGTTGCTGGAGGAAGGccgcgatccgctggtaccaggcccgaggtgcctgcttcaacccgtagagAGTGCGGGAGAGCAAGGTGCGGACACAGTCATTAAGCGTGCGAAGGACGCGCTCGGCGCGACCATTCTGCTGTGACGTGTAGGGCAGGTGAGGCGAAAGATGGTGCCGTGGGACGCAAGTAAATTGCGGAGGGCGACGTTGTCAAACTCCTTGCCTTGTCAGTTTGCAAGGCGAGAATAGGACGACCAAACTGTGTGGTGACATATGAATAAAAGGCGGTGAGTGTGGCAAGAGCGTCGGACTTGCGACAGAGAGGGAAGGTCCACACACAATGAGTAAAATCATCCAATATCACCAGATAGTATAAATAGCCCGTGTTGCTAGCAACCggggacgtccaaacatcactatgcaataactgaaacgaaaaggtggaaatgtttgtagactcgctaaagggaagacgaacgtgcttgccAAGACGGCAAGCCTCACAGGTTTGATCGTCGACCTTATTACATGAGAAGGAGAACTCTGAAGAATCTGACGCATAACGGTGGAGTTGGGATGACCAAGACGGGCATGCCAAAGATTGACActggcggcgaaggcggcggggcaACGTGTGGTGGTGGCGCCAGAGGGATGCACTGGATAAAGCTCGTCTGGACTATCACATCGATGGAGCACTATCCGTGTGCGGgtgtccttcacagaaaaaccgatatcgtcaaattcaacagttatAGGATTCTCACGAGCAAGGCGACGAATGGAAACAAGATTAGTGACTAAGTCAGGAGACACAAGAATATTAGACATATGCACGGGAGTGGAAGTAGAAGGAAAAGACATATGATCGACGTGAGTAATGGGTAGGGAGGAACCGTTACCAACGGTGATACGGGGGGAGTATGAACGGGAGTGGCAGATGTGAGGTTACCGGGATGGGCAGTCATGTGAGCAGtggcgcccgagtccatgtaccagtcaccaCCGCCGCCATAGGAGTTCGTTGACGGGGCGGAGTGCAGTGCAGCGAGCAAGGCCGGGTCCCACGGCAGCGGCACCTGAGGAGGGTAGAACCCTCCGTAGGCCGGCGCGGGAGCAGCCCCGAaggccggagcggcggcggcgccGTAGGCGGGCGCGACcccataggccggcgcggcggcggcgccataGGCCAGCGCGGACCCGTAGGAGGGCGCAGGCTGGGGGCACCATAGCCGTTGTATGGAGCGGCGTTCTGCGTGGCGAACAGGGCCTGGTGACCCGTCGGGCGGGGCCCAAAGATGCCCGGAGCCGGAGCCCGAGGGACCGGCATGGAGTACGCATGGACGACGCCGGTCCACGGGTTGGTGTCATACGTCCATGGGGAGTCNNNNNNNNNNNNNNNNNNNNNNNNNNNNNNNNNNNNNNNNNNNNNNNNNNNNNNNNNNNNNNNNNNNNNNNNNNNNNNNNNNNNNNNNNNNNNNNNNNNNNNNNNNNNNNNNNNNNNNNNNNNNNNNNNNNNNNNNNNNNNNNNNNNNNNNNNNNNNNNNNNNNNNNNNNNNNNNNNN
The sequence above is a segment of the Triticum dicoccoides isolate Atlit2015 ecotype Zavitan chromosome 1A, WEW_v2.0, whole genome shotgun sequence genome. Coding sequences within it:
- the LOC119271927 gene encoding uncharacterized protein LOC119271927, which codes for MEPPFPKSGQHDDVVAWSEDLMKLGDEDTSLLTLRAVRGTKSVKSAMSLDDRDMILDVACSVVNVSATEPDGNVVVYCTGIITEYDEVGKCAKILSSSSIM